The segment acctcaccgAACCTTGGTGTTCTCTTCCCGTGCACCAACTAGAGCGGGAAAGGTACACAACACGGGATTAGCGAAGTGCAAATCTCTCCATCTCTTCGTAAGAGCCAACCGGTGGTAGTCGAGTCCTGCGGATGCCGTGGAGCAGTACAAAAATTCATCCCTTTCAAAGTTGAGTGACTTTCTGACAAGCCTCATGAATGATGCATAACTTCTACATGCTGCACCTTTGTTGGGCACCTGCTCTGTTTGCATCTAGTTGACGTCGACGACGGGTCTTCCCACCCGAACAACTGGCCACTACACTAGCACTTGAGCAAACAGAGCAGATATGTACGGGGAAAGCGTAtgttttatatgtttttgttACTAAAAACTGATAAGAGGAATTAAAAATTCTCCGCTTAACAATGAATCTCAGCCTGGTACTGATTAATGCACCGATCCTCTGatgctggttttttttcccctagcAAGCGCCTAGATATAAAATCGTTTTTTTCCAACCAACCTGTGCCAACGAGATTAGCAGCTCTTTCGTTTCGCTAGAGAAAAGCGAGTATGCGTGACAGGTGTTAAATGGATAACAAAGTGTCACTATTACTCGATACGTCTACGCTGTTTGCCGTTTCCCACCCGGATAAGAATTCCATTTTAACCGATCGTTCGTAAACACTTTCCATCGTTCCACGCCCTTAAAGTCAGCTGTGGGTTTGTAAGTGTATGCATCACCCTGCGTGTGGTTGCCCCATGGCTAGGATCATTGACTCTTTGCCGAGTGTCTTGCCGTCCctaacactcacacacacacacacacacagcaatcTTCACTCGGTTGAAAGTATCCTTTCCTTCATAGTTCCAACCAGCACAAAGTGGAGCTGAAAGCATTCCTAGACGTTGCGAGCCATGCGAACAGGAGCACGGCATGGTTGTGTCTTGGTGCTTTTGAAACTGTGCAGCAAAGGCGACATTTTTCATCGTTTTCCAGCAAACAGGAAGcgttttgttccctttttttgtttggcttctCTCCATTGAAATACCATGAGCTGCTAGTTGGCGTacaacacacagcagcaggaagTATTTGCCACCTTTTTGCAACACCTTGATCGATGGTGCGACACAATAAACGGGAACATTCTTGCTATTACTTGCCGTCGCTACgtgtttgtttcattattttaaactttgttTGATCACTTGCTACCTGGAAATAAGCATccgtaaaaaaaataattaaagctAAACTTAATAAGATAGTTTTTGAATTCAGTCCTGAATTTACTGGAGTTGAATTTTagtgaaataaacaaaagttctGTGAAAACTATTTTTGAGACGATGTTTCACTTATTTGGGTGTTAAGGAGAcggttttaaatttattttgcatactttcgggcgTGGTTAATATATCGAGTTGAAGTCATACACGATTTTACATAATCTTTTACTAgctaaatttttaaattattttgcagTGCTGAGAACATAGTCGAAAAATTAATTCtactttaaaataataaaaaaaaaccgttgctATTTACActgaaaatagaagaaaatcaaaaagtGTATACTTCCAGGTGTCTGCACTAAATCGAGTTGAACTTATAAATTTCTGCATCCATTATGCTCCTTCTTAAGGAAAACTATTGATCTTTTACGCATAGCATTAAtcattttaaagtttttatttgtttcctgGTTCCCTGGTATGCTGTTGAAAGTAAGACttgaaaaattaattgcatacttttaggcttgAAGTACATGTAACAAACAAAGATGGATTTTTGctatttaaaatattgaaggaATAAAATTTTCACCTCAATTTCTTATATTGAGagcttaacaacaacaaaaggtAAAGGTTTATTTGTTTCCTAGCGCCCCTCAGACGCTAAAATGAAGATTTCAAAatataaattgcatacttccaGGCGCACGAATTTGAGCCGCAAGAAAAAACTCAATTATTGATTATTATACATTACAAATGCGGGTTTTAATTctatgtttatttttccagTCACCCACCAGCCAGCTTTTATCGTTCGCACGAATGTAGGGCAAAACCCACAGTCAAGTTCAATCAATTTCTGCACATCCACTTGGAATGGTtttgaaagcttttaaaaGCTTCGAATCAATATTTCAGACGAACTATCATTCCCCGCTCGAAGATCAGCATACCCACCCCGACACGTTGTCCTTTgaggctctctctctcccttggCTGACACCTCTACCTTTGCCACCTATCCTTGCAGCATTAGGAGCAATTTGTCGATAATATGCTGCTGCTCTATTGCGCAAAATTATGATAGCCGGCGGCTGGTTTTGCGCAACCCCGGGCTGTATTGATATCCAAGCTCCATTTGCTTTGCACAAGAAGGAAGTGGGGCGTGCTTTCGGGGAGCAAAATTCTTGAAGTGCACCCGTTTTGCATTTTGCAGCAAAGCGCACGGTCGGTCAAGTGTGAACACAAACGACGACAATTCGCCCGGGACACGGTGGTCTCGGGAAACGTGATTGTACAGGCATGCACAGTGTCTCTTGCTGGCACGAAAAACCATACGAAAGgaaggctgtgtgtgtgtggctgtgcgaATCATGAATAATAAACCCTGCAGTGGGCATACTATGCCCAGTAGGTATGCTGCTCTATGTCAGTGGCATTATCTCGTACTGCAGGACACCCTGCAAATATCTCACCCTTAAGTGCAGAACACATAcagtttatgttttgttttgtttcaacaTTCAAAGCCAATTCAACCAATGCACGGAGCCATGTGATGCCGATGCAGCAAGAAAAACACCTAAAGCCAGGTCATAAACACTCACATTCACTCCGAAAGGACTGAGAActgttgagaaaaaaaaaacaaaaaagcctgGGTCTCTGCTACACACAACTAACGAAGGACTTTTGTGTAGCAAAAATCTAATTCCCTCCCCCGACAGGACACGGTTCCAAGGGGCTTCCGGAGAACTCGGGTTAACAGTATGGCTGTTCGCAACACTAATTAACACGCCATTTTGGTGAAATATTAACCCTCCACCCCAATCACGTTCCGCCGTCGAACGGGTGGCACTACTGCGAAAAAGGCGGGCGGCTAAGGGCAAACGATGGAAGCCTTTCGGTTGCCATACTTTCGCTGGCAGTCGTGCCGTCGTATCGGGAGTAAATTAATTACACTTCACGACCGAGGACGCTTGAGCGAAACCTATTGAATATGCAAATTTATGCTGAGTTATCATCCGGCGGATGTACGCCGGTGTAATATGACCGGAATGCGTtatgagtgtatgtgtgtactcGGGTGGGGGGAAATATCAGTCAGTAACTAACACTAACGGAgcgatgcttttttttaaatttcgttttTCGGTAGATGAAAGGCTATACAACAGGCTATTTTGTGTCTAAAAATGCCATATTTCCAACCACGAAGGAACTAAGCAAAGGAAGGGTGTGTAATGTCAGGGCATGTCATGAATTTAGAAAAGGCTTAGCAATTTGTTGCGTTTCAGACGTTtgcattgcatacattaaggaggttttttgttttgggatgGAGTTCAACATTTTCAGTAGATGGATTGCCGCCATAGGGTTGACCAGTAAAAGtcaaattattttcactgaaatatttatagttttttttttaatattcattCAGCGCACATTGCATTATGACAGTTCAAAGTTAGGTTATATAatatattaatattaatacCTAATTATATAATATTAGGTTATAAAAAGGTACATATTCTTTTGCTAGTTCCATCTAGTAGATACTGTGAGCTAAGGAGTGGTCTAATGGCATTGGCTAgagcggcgtcggtcttctcACGGCAGGGATATCGTATCCCGTCCGAACCGTCTGTAAGTAAGCAGCgctgactattcagctacgggtaaaactaaatcataggaagccagaaatggcaggccgagacatttgaaagttgtagtgccaaggaaaaatgGCCGAGGATAGAGCCAGTGTTCACACGGCAGGTACGGTAGTCGGGTCCCGCCTGGACTGTCTCCAAGTACGTAGCACTTTATATTCAGCAACGAGTAAAACTTAGTCATaggaagccaaaaatggtaggccgagaccgcTTGAGATTGATGAGCCAAATAGGACTATGAACAATATGATGATAATTAGTTTTGTTAACACTTTATCGAGTCATAATTCAAAAATGTGTTATAAGTGTTTTAAGGCGAGTATGattaattcttcttcttctttcttggtatatcgacctcttaggtcatgcctgctatttttggcttactagacttattgttaccgcatagttgtaAAGTCAGTTCTCTCTATGCGGGAACAGCCCAGATGTGacttaaaccccggtcctgccgtgtgaagaccgacgtcGCTGTCACATCTAGCACCGATCGCCCCTCACTCAGTATGATTAAACTCACTCTTAATTAGTGTTACGAAGAGTACAATCTCAAATGAATCATATAAACTGTTCCTGGAAATTCACTTCAATTTTTTAACTAGAAAGTCTTTGATATAATATCAGCCCCACTAAAGTAAGCCCATACAAAAATATCTCAAGAATAACTAGTGAGTTAACAAATTTAATTCGAAAAACATTTATGCAATAGTTTCTAGAAATGATAATAACTTTCCCGATCTTCGACCACATGAAAGCACATAAAAAAACGCTAAAATCAACAGGTTACTTTCCATCTAGCCCACGCCAGATATAAATACAGCCACACGCTAAACGTCGGATAAGCGCTACTAAGTTATAGATTAAAATCCAATTTTCGACCACAGTGTGCGAATCCCGATAAGCTTCGCTGACAACAAGTCATACCCCATACAGCCCACCCTGGACACAATCTTTATGATCCTCTATCCCTGCGCATCGATTCCGAAAGCCCCCCCTGCCCCAATCGCAGCTAGTCCAGTCCAGATGGATCGATTTCCGAATGCAGTTGGCATTGGGACGCCGTACGAAGCGAACGCGTTTTTCTTCCGAGAGTGAGTGAAGAGATGATGGCAGGGTCGGGTACATTGACGCTGATAGTGGCAACGGCGGCTGTCTTGCTTGCTGTTGGAGGGCTGGCTGTTGAAGGAGCCCGCTTCAAGGGAACGATCGATTGGAGCCGTGTGAGACCTTTGAATGAATTTCCTCACATTGCGGCACGCGTGAGCCAGCTGAAGCAAGCACCGCTACGGGATGGTGGATTCAAAGGACCTTCGGCGCGCATCGTTGGTGGATCGATTGCTACTGCTGGACAGATCCCTTACCAGGTAATGTGATGGTGGACGTTCAACTCTATTGCTCGGGAGATGTTAATCCAGATCTCCGGATATTTCAGGTTGCCGTACTCTCCGACTTAGAATCGGGACAGGCCCTGTGCGGAGGTGTCCTGCTGTCCAGCAACTACGTCCTAACGGCCGGTGTCTGTGTCGAGAATACGTCCGGTGGTGTGATCGTGCTCGGTGCACTCAATCTGCAGAACGAGGCAGAAGCGGGCCAGGTCCGGGTCACGTACGCTGCCGGTGACGTTCGGCTGCACGAAGAATTCTTGGGTGTAATCTTCCGCAACAATATCGCCGTCATTCGGTTGTCCGAGTCGGTTACGTTCAGTGATCGCATTCAACCGGTGCGCATACCGGCAGCTACCGACAGCCGTACCTTTGCCGGTATGTTGGCGACGGTGAGCGGGTTCGGCCGTACGTCTGACTCGAGCACCTCCTTCTCGGATGTGCTGCGGTACGTGCGCAATCCCATCATGACCAATGCCGACTGTCACGATACGGCCTGGGGTGGACTGATCGATGGACAGAAGATGTGCCTGCACTACATGGAAGCTCGTGCCCCGTGCGATGGGGATGTCGGTGGCCCGATGACGGTGGTTGATGGTGGCAGTACGCTGCTGGTTGGACTGTACTCGTTCGGGTCGGTGTTGGGTTGTGAAAGTGATTGGCCAGCAGTGTTCGTGCGGCTTACCTTCTACCGTCAGTGGATCGTCGCCAACACGGATGTGTAAAGAGTGCGGGCGATGTAAAGACGTCCCTATCGTCCCACGTTAAGGCTCCGTGTTGCACCACTCTGTGGGCATGTGGTGTAGGAAGTTGGTGCGAAGGTTACCGAAAGGTTTTACTACCGTCGAGCGGTGGAAGCGTCAATTAAGTCACCGGCAATAAACCAAAACACCCGGTCAGAGGCAAGCTGAACAATCATCGTGGCTATAAACAACGGTAAGCGCGGACCTGATAAGATAGAACGTATTCGAGATGAAATAAACTAACGAGTTGATCGCCAACACCTGTGTGAGTTGGTATTTTGATTTtaatctttaaatttcatAACATTGTTTAAATATTCGGTCAGAGTAGAGCGGTGAGGGTGACGGACGTTTGGCAGTTGTATCAATTGATTTCCCCTCTATCTCCAGAGGGCTTGGCCTGCCATATCTGACTGCCTTGAATTGATGGTATCCTTTAGATTAGTATAGCCAGTATATCCTGCCTACGGGGTGATGGTCTGATCCGGTATAATTACACAAAGTCTATCACAACTTGATACACATGCTATAAGAGACAGAAGTTCTTCAACAACACAACTCAGGGGTCAACTCTAAGATGGCTCAGACAGCTTTGGAGACAATGGCATAAGGTTGCCTTAGACATCTTTGTTCTGATGCTGCCCCATATCAATAGAAGCTAAGCAAAGTCAGGTATTTTACAGCTAATATAACTTCAGCGAGGTAACCGTAGCTCTTGAACCAATCGTATGATTGAGATGTATCCTGGCCACGGCACCAAAAATGAATCAGCATTCCCGACATCATTCTCTAACATCTGGTTAAATGTAAGAGTTCCGATACGTAGTAGAGAAAAAGTGTAAATCACCATCATACACACTCCGTCAATCCATCAACTCTGTCGTCCCCACGCAATTCATTCATATCCACTCTACCGGCAAAAACACACTTATAATATACACGCCGTACGTTTTCATCCCGTTCCGGTTTTGTCGGGGAATAAACCCCAATTTTGTTGCTCCTTACACTGAACACTGATTTTGCCGGCGGTGCTTAAGGGAAGACGCCATATTTCCCCACCGCGTTTCGAGTCCTGGATAGCTGATATTCGTAAGCATTGCTTCTACTTTCGTGGTcgggaagaaaaaagcaaggaaaaatCTCGTAGCTATACATCGAGCTTAAAAGACATGAGAGGTAAATTGAGCCACCAACCAGATGTGGTTATGTGGCTTGCTTCTTCGTTGACGGTTCCGTGATAGACAGTCAGTCTCATCTAATCTTATATGACACACCGAACGGTACGAGCGATTTATCCTTCATACttcatcgaaaaaaaaggtcaactTTATCTACTCAATACGTAAGCGTATGGGGCCTGGCTTTTGTGCTATAGTCCTGGCTGCTGAACCAACTGCTGACGATAAGCAACCGAGATTTGTTCTGGACGAGCGCAGTTCCGGAGGTCCAGTTCCGGAGGGCACAGCTTAGCTTGCAACCTCGATTGGGTGCGTGTGCgttggtgtgtttttccttGGCAAACATTATACCCGGCCCAGCAAAGCGACATTCGCACCGCGAGCCACCCGCCCAAGACGCAGACCGAGTGATTCTTCTTAAAGATGGTGTGTCTGGAGTTGGAAGATGAAAATGGAAGGacaatttccaaaaaaaaaaaacagatatcATCAAAACGAACAACGGTTCGGGATCCTTTTATGGGAATTTAAGGACCCTCTTCTGAGCCGGGCCGTCTGTCTGTCTACCGGAGCAGAAGCGTGTGTAGCGCGCGCAATGATTTCTATCATATTTACTCTTGTTTTGATGGAGGTTTTCTGAACTCGCCCGCTTCTCGAAGTCGTGGCCGTCCGTTCTCCTTTACACTGGTTTCGGTGGGCAACAGCAAAGTGGTTAGATGGCTAAATAAATGGCGAAGGTGTAACACTGTagtccaaaacaaaaaagagacaaaaaaaacgccttCACGCTACCGGGGGAGctaaatttgatttgataaaaCCACATTACACGAGCGAGGATTTGCGATTCGACAGAAAGTGTGTACACTCACACCGGTCGCTTTTCCGGTAAAAACGGATGATGAATTTTTGATGATCACAAAGTATAAAAGAGGCGGCCAGCAAATACCAGTCGGCAAATGGAAAAGAACTTAAACGTGACGGCCCCCTTCCATCCATTGGAAACAACACGATTTGATGAAGATGTATTATAAATTCGATCAAATAATTGAGCCCCCCATTTTCCGGCAGAATTGGGATGGCAGCATGCATGGAAAGCCTTTCAACGACGTCAAACCAGACAGCGAGGGCGAAAACTGTTCGGAGCAAATGAGGCTTTCGCATTAATAATTCAACTTTCAACCGATTTTATTAATAGCACGCCGcaagcgcttttttttttttgaaaggaAAATTACACAAACACTGCTGGGCCGATCGTTAAAATCGAGCACGATATACAACAACCCCAATTGACACTCATTGGAAAAACGCTAAGTGATGGGGAGCGATTTTTCCCGTTCTCCCTTACAAGACACCTTTAGACAGCGGTTTGGAAgttctttttttgcattggATGTTTAGGTTGTGCTTGAGGGTTTGTTCGAGAGGTTATTTGGTTATTCATggtcgtgtttgtttttcctgctcGCAAACTGCTGCACAATGCTGCTGCTCACCGTCTGATGGATTTACATTTTTCACGATGATGTTTATTCAAACATCATTCTTCCACGTCCATAATCTGTGGTCTCAGAAACCGTGTTTGTCTTCGTACCGCCGTTGCcaaacattttcttttggTACACAAGTATTCAtcttatttttgtgtgtgatgctTTTATCCTCACACCTGCTCCGAGAATAGAAGGCGCAGACCAGTCCAGTTTCGACCTACGAACGGACGTTAGTCGAATCCAATGTAAAAGGGAACATTTTAGCGTTTATCAGAGAATGACATAAGTATGCCCTAGGATCGAGAAAACCagggggaaaataaaatgctaaaGGAGTCAGCTTCTAAAAAAGCGAGACTGGCATAAAATCTTATTGGAATGATCTATCCATAATACGCAAGAAATTGATCACATCAAAATCAGGCTCTACAATCATGCTCTGCTGCCACAATCTTCCATACGGTTGTCTGCCGGTCCATACGCTTGGTCATTCTAGCGGacaacgccatcactctatCTCAATTTTAACCTGCAACGCCTCCTCTGTcgatgtggacggcctaaaccTTTGAGAGCTGGATCGTTCGGTCTCAttttcatgacgtgaccaacCCGCCGGAGCCTCGCGAGActcgatggccgaggcgataacggcgtcgTTTCTGAAACAGCAGGACCGAGGAGCACATCCTAACCGGACTATTCCCACAGAGCTCGAACTGACTATTACAACTATGTGCTATtaaaaagtctagtaagccattagatAGCCGATATGACCAATGAGGGGCGACCTGATGGTAGACGCGTCAATGGCAttggtcttcatacgacaggaccggggttcaacaCCCATCCGGATCCGTTCCATCGTAATGGGGACTGACCTACTACTGAACTACGTGGTGACATTATGTctggccagaaatggcaggcatggcctTAAGGAGTCGTTTGGCCGCGAATAGGAGAGAAATAGAGAGACCTGTGAGAtagttaggccaagaaaagagagagagtcgtTAGGCCTAGCAAAGAAAAAGTTGGTGAGGTGAGGAACAGCATACAAGCGGTTCCTCCAATATTCTTCCAGCACTCTTGCGCATAGCTCACCATTTATATCTGGATTTGGATTGACTAAAAGAAGATAGTCCCCAAAGTTTCCACCTTTGTGTCATGGATTTAATTAAGTCAAGGCAGAGAGAAATATGGTAGCCTAATATCTCCTGAGCTTATAGTGCCTAAGAATATAAGGAAGATATTTCCCAAGCAGTTGCACAACTAGATAACACCACTGTACACATTTTGTATTGTCCGTGCCGAAAGATGTTGGTGTAGGAAGGTTTCTTCACAAGAATAGGTTCCAAGACTTATCCATATAAACTATCCCCTACCTGTATGCCctattccattgtatgattgcaagTTGCACAACGAGCTTCCAATATCCCGTTCACCA is part of the Anopheles stephensi strain Indian unplaced genomic scaffold, UCI_ANSTEP_V1.0 ucontig283, whole genome shotgun sequence genome and harbors:
- the LOC118516380 gene encoding brachyurin-like, whose protein sequence is MMAGSGTLTLIVATAAVLLAVGGLAVEGARFKGTIDWSRVRPLNEFPHIAARVSQLKQAPLRDGGFKGPSARIVGGSIATAGQIPYQVAVLSDLESGQALCGGVLLSSNYVLTAGVCVENTSGGVIVLGALNLQNEAEAGQVRVTYAAGDVRLHEEFLGVIFRNNIAVIRLSESVTFSDRIQPVRIPAATDSRTFAGMLATVSGFGRTSDSSTSFSDVLRYVRNPIMTNADCHDTAWGGLIDGQKMCLHYMEARAPCDGDVGGPMTVVDGGSTLLVGLYSFGSVLGCESDWPAVFVRLTFYRQWIVANTDV